The following proteins come from a genomic window of Deinococcus reticulitermitis:
- the pstC gene encoding phosphate ABC transporter permease subunit PstC gives MIEPVKSPSGRLSSRSDRVFEIVILLLASVIALIFVLSIYQLGKESWPTLREFGMSFFTTRIWNPVTSEYGAVAMITGTLVTSLAALVISVPLAVASAIFVAEYAPKWLANPVGYLIELLAAVPSVVYGLFALFVIAPVLSRWQQGFMTSPQGIATYTECRNLWDAGGTSLQCFFVPNAFDGRGLALAIIILTVMILPYTASVARDVIRLVPAEQREAMYALGATKWEVIGRAILPYARAGILGGVILALGRALGETLAVAMVIGDSQEIIKSLFGGASTMASVIANQFGDAQETLHRSSVVALGLTLFFLSVLVNYVARLIIVRLTPKGIQQ, from the coding sequence ATGATTGAACCTGTCAAATCCCCTTCCGGGCGGCTGTCGAGCCGCAGCGACCGGGTCTTCGAGATCGTGATTCTGCTGCTCGCCTCGGTGATTGCCCTGATCTTCGTGCTGAGCATCTATCAGCTCGGCAAAGAATCGTGGCCCACCCTGCGCGAGTTCGGAATGAGCTTTTTCACCACGCGGATCTGGAACCCCGTGACCTCCGAGTACGGCGCCGTGGCAATGATCACGGGCACGCTGGTGACCAGCCTCGCCGCGCTCGTGATCAGCGTGCCGTTGGCGGTGGCAAGCGCAATTTTCGTGGCCGAGTACGCCCCCAAATGGCTCGCCAACCCGGTGGGCTACCTGATCGAGCTGCTCGCCGCCGTGCCGAGCGTGGTGTATGGCCTTTTTGCGCTGTTCGTGATCGCGCCGGTCCTCAGCCGCTGGCAGCAGGGCTTCATGACTTCGCCGCAGGGTATTGCGACGTACACCGAGTGCCGTAACCTCTGGGACGCGGGCGGAACGTCGCTGCAATGTTTCTTCGTCCCGAACGCCTTCGACGGACGCGGCCTGGCGCTCGCCATCATCATCCTGACGGTGATGATCCTGCCCTACACCGCGTCGGTGGCGCGCGACGTGATCCGGCTGGTGCCTGCCGAGCAGCGCGAAGCGATGTACGCCCTCGGCGCGACGAAGTGGGAAGTCATCGGCCGCGCGATTTTGCCCTACGCCCGCGCCGGCATCCTCGGCGGCGTGATTCTGGCCCTCGGACGCGCCCTCGGCGAGACGCTCGCGGTGGCGATGGTGATCGGGGACAGTCAGGAGATCATCAAGAGCCTCTTCGGCGGCGCGAGTACCATGGCCTCCGTGATCGCCAACCAATTCGGCGACGCGCAGGAGACGCTGCACCGTTCCAGCGTGGTCGCGCTCGGACTGACGCTGTTTTTCCTGTCGGTGCTCGTGAACTATGTGGCCCGCTTGATCATCGTGCGGCTGACGCCCAAGGGAATCCAGCAATGA
- a CDS encoding ABC transporter ATP-binding protein produces MTQDSSDAYNKGFDLGLTRRIIAYLGPYRALAAGGVLLALLTAAIQPLPTLLQRYAIDRFLVPYVNKTNLDADALYQGLTLVVIGYVGLRVVEFALNYLSTIAVGYLGQNVLRDIRADVFTKLQRLHLRYFDQNPVGRLITRVTSDVDAINQFITGGLISMITSSFLILVFVTVMLSVNWRLALIAFTVLPVLFLATNFFRGKLREAFRETRTQQAVVNSKLNENITGMLTVQLFGRERRSALDFDHSNRALLGSLENSVKWFSLFMPTVAVLGQLAIALVLYFAARQILGAEAVGTGVGAAVTVGTLFAFVQWTQQLFQPIQDLADVFNNLQAATASSERIFGVLDTEEEITDKPGAQRLGNFEGRVDFEDVWFSYSEDVKADTPDTDDRWILRGFDLHIRPGESVALVGATGAGKTSVTALVSRFYDVQRGSVKVDGADVRDLAQYDLRRHVGVVLQDVFLFAGTIESNLTLNSPDIPHERVVEACKYVGVHDYILSLEHGYQTEVRERGATLSTGQKQLLAFARALIQNPDILLVLDEATANVDTETEIRIQDALQKVMQGRTSIIIAHRLSTIEHCDRIIVMRKGRIVEQGTHLELLAKGGYYAKLNRLQYAQGDAAD; encoded by the coding sequence ATGACCCAGGATTCCTCCGACGCCTACAACAAGGGCTTTGACCTGGGCCTGACCAGGCGCATCATCGCCTACCTCGGGCCCTACCGGGCGCTCGCGGCGGGCGGGGTGCTGCTCGCACTGCTCACGGCCGCCATTCAGCCGCTTCCGACGCTGCTGCAACGCTACGCCATCGACCGGTTTCTGGTGCCTTACGTCAACAAGACCAACCTCGATGCTGACGCCCTCTATCAGGGCCTGACACTCGTCGTGATCGGGTACGTGGGACTGCGGGTCGTGGAGTTCGCACTGAACTACCTCTCGACCATCGCGGTCGGCTACCTCGGCCAGAACGTGCTGCGCGACATCCGCGCCGACGTGTTTACCAAATTGCAGCGGCTGCACCTGCGTTACTTCGACCAAAATCCGGTGGGCCGGCTGATCACGCGCGTGACGAGCGACGTGGACGCGATCAACCAGTTCATCACCGGCGGACTGATCTCGATGATCACGAGCAGCTTCCTGATTCTGGTGTTCGTGACGGTGATGCTGAGCGTCAACTGGCGCCTGGCCCTGATCGCGTTCACGGTGCTGCCGGTCCTTTTCCTGGCGACCAATTTTTTCCGGGGCAAGCTGCGCGAGGCGTTCCGTGAGACGCGCACCCAGCAGGCCGTCGTGAACTCGAAGCTCAATGAGAACATCACCGGGATGCTGACGGTGCAGCTGTTCGGGCGCGAGCGGCGCAGCGCACTGGACTTCGACCACTCCAACCGGGCGCTGCTGGGGTCGCTCGAAAACTCGGTGAAGTGGTTCTCGCTGTTCATGCCGACAGTGGCGGTGCTCGGTCAACTCGCCATCGCGCTTGTGCTGTACTTCGCCGCGCGGCAGATTCTGGGCGCCGAGGCGGTAGGCACCGGCGTCGGGGCGGCGGTCACGGTGGGCACGCTGTTCGCGTTCGTGCAGTGGACGCAGCAGCTCTTTCAGCCGATTCAAGACCTCGCCGACGTGTTCAACAACCTCCAGGCGGCGACCGCGAGCAGCGAGCGCATCTTTGGCGTGCTCGACACCGAGGAAGAGATCACCGACAAGCCGGGCGCACAGAGGCTCGGGAACTTCGAGGGCCGGGTGGACTTCGAGGACGTGTGGTTTTCCTACAGCGAGGACGTGAAGGCCGACACGCCCGACACGGACGACCGCTGGATCCTGCGCGGCTTCGACCTGCACATCCGCCCCGGTGAGAGCGTGGCCCTGGTCGGCGCGACGGGCGCGGGCAAGACAAGCGTGACGGCGCTGGTCAGCCGCTTTTACGATGTGCAGCGCGGTTCGGTGAAGGTGGACGGCGCTGACGTGCGCGACCTCGCGCAGTACGATCTGCGCCGGCACGTCGGCGTCGTGCTGCAAGACGTGTTTCTCTTCGCCGGCACCATCGAGAGTAACCTCACGCTGAACAGCCCCGACATTCCCCACGAGCGGGTGGTGGAGGCGTGCAAGTACGTGGGCGTGCACGACTACATCCTCTCGCTGGAACACGGTTACCAGACCGAGGTGCGCGAGCGCGGCGCCACGCTGAGCACCGGGCAAAAGCAGTTGCTGGCATTTGCCCGCGCCCTGATCCAGAACCCCGACATCCTGCTCGTACTCGACGAGGCGACCGCCAACGTGGACACCGAGACCGAGATCCGGATTCAGGACGCCCTGCAGAAGGTGATGCAGGGGCGCACGAGCATCATCATCGCCCACCGCCTGAGCACCATCGAGCACTGTGACCGGATCATCGTGATGCGCAAGGGCCGGATCGTGGAGCAGGGCACTCATCTGGAGCTGCTCGCCAAGGGGGGCTACTACGCCAAGCTGAACCGGCTGCAATACGCCCAGGGCGACGCCGCAGATTGA
- the pstA gene encoding phosphate ABC transporter permease PstA has translation MSRAVTDIPAARRTPGLSPRRKATNLLMGALILVATLIVVAPLILIFGYLLREGFTAMFGIQGGDLSTANLNFFTRTPAPEGETGGGMLNAILGSLEMLAMASVIGVTVGVAGGIFLSEYPRHPLMPTIRMLSDVLAGIPAIVMGLVAYGLLVLAMGRFSGLAGALALGFLMIPIVVRTTEEVLKLVPVPVREAGLALGLPKWLVTLRIVLPAAAGGIITGVMLALARVAGEAAPLLFTAFGNTLVNYDPTRPMSALPLEIYRGATSAYDENQRLAKAGALLLILMIFLTSLLARRFGRPK, from the coding sequence ATGAGCCGCGCCGTGACCGACATTCCCGCGGCCCGGCGTACGCCCGGCCTAAGCCCTCGGCGCAAGGCGACGAACCTGCTGATGGGCGCGCTGATCCTCGTCGCCACCCTGATCGTGGTCGCCCCGCTGATCCTGATTTTCGGTTACCTGCTGCGCGAAGGCTTCACCGCGATGTTCGGCATTCAGGGCGGCGATCTGAGCACCGCCAACCTGAATTTCTTCACCCGTACGCCCGCGCCCGAGGGTGAGACAGGCGGCGGGATGCTCAACGCGATTCTCGGCAGTCTGGAGATGCTGGCGATGGCGTCGGTGATCGGCGTGACCGTCGGGGTGGCGGGCGGCATCTTCCTCTCGGAATACCCGCGCCATCCCCTGATGCCCACCATCCGGATGCTCAGCGACGTGCTCGCCGGCATTCCCGCCATTGTGATGGGGCTGGTGGCCTACGGCCTGCTGGTGCTGGCGATGGGCCGCTTCAGCGGGCTCGCAGGGGCGCTCGCGCTCGGCTTCCTGATGATTCCCATCGTGGTGCGGACCACCGAGGAGGTGCTCAAACTCGTGCCGGTGCCGGTGCGTGAGGCGGGGCTGGCCCTCGGGCTCCCCAAGTGGCTGGTGACGCTGCGCATCGTGCTGCCCGCCGCCGCCGGAGGCATCATCACGGGCGTGATGCTCGCCCTGGCCCGCGTGGCTGGGGAGGCGGCGCCGCTGCTGTTTACCGCGTTCGGCAACACCCTCGTCAACTACGACCCCACCCGCCCGATGAGCGCGCTGCCGCTGGAGATCTACCGCGGCGCGACGAGCGCCTACGACGAGAACCAGCGCCTCGCCAAGGCTGGCGCCCTGCTGCTGATCCTGATGATCTTCCTGACCAGCCTGCTCGCCCGGCGCTTTGGCCGGCCCAAGTGA
- the pstS gene encoding phosphate ABC transporter substrate-binding protein PstS produces the protein MKKTLLGLSALLTISTAAAQGTITGAGASFPFPLYSKMFSEYKAANVNYQSVGSGSGQKQILERTVDFAGSDNPMTDAQMKDAPGKLLHIPTAIGAVVPAYNLPGVTRALNFDGPTLANIYLGKIKTWGDPAIAKLNPGVTIPPLPITVARRSDGSGTTYVFSDYLSKVSSEWKSEVGTGNSLQWPVGTGAKGNDGVAGVVKSTPGAIGYVELVYAKQNKLAFGAVKNRAGKFIVADNGPASAAALGVVIPNDTRVSLTNSANANAYPIASFTYVIFYQDQKYGNRAEAQGKSLKNMLTWMVTTGQQYNEALDYAKLPANVAAKARTIINSMNYGGKKL, from the coding sequence ATGAAGAAGACCCTGCTGGGCCTCAGCGCCCTCTTAACGATCAGCACTGCCGCTGCCCAGGGCACCATCACGGGCGCGGGGGCAAGCTTTCCTTTTCCCCTCTACTCCAAGATGTTCTCCGAGTACAAGGCCGCCAACGTCAACTACCAGTCGGTCGGCTCGGGCAGCGGCCAGAAGCAGATTCTGGAGCGCACCGTGGATTTTGCGGGCTCGGACAACCCGATGACCGACGCCCAGATGAAAGACGCCCCCGGCAAGCTGCTGCACATCCCGACCGCCATCGGCGCGGTCGTGCCGGCCTACAACCTGCCCGGCGTGACCAGGGCGCTGAACTTCGACGGCCCGACGCTCGCGAACATCTACCTCGGCAAGATCAAGACCTGGGGCGACCCGGCCATCGCCAAACTCAACCCCGGCGTGACCATTCCCCCGCTGCCGATCACGGTGGCGCGGCGCTCGGACGGCTCGGGCACCACCTACGTCTTCTCGGACTACCTGAGCAAGGTGTCGAGCGAGTGGAAGAGCGAGGTCGGCACCGGTAACTCCCTCCAGTGGCCAGTCGGCACCGGCGCCAAGGGCAACGACGGTGTGGCGGGCGTGGTCAAGAGCACCCCCGGCGCCATCGGCTACGTCGAACTCGTGTACGCCAAGCAGAACAAGCTGGCCTTCGGCGCCGTGAAAAACCGCGCCGGCAAGTTCATCGTCGCCGACAACGGCCCAGCGAGCGCCGCCGCCCTCGGGGTCGTGATTCCGAACGACACCCGCGTGAGCCTCACCAACTCGGCCAACGCGAACGCTTACCCGATTGCGAGCTTCACCTACGTGATCTTCTACCAGGACCAGAAGTACGGCAACCGCGCCGAAGCCCAGGGCAAGTCGCTCAAGAATATGCTCACCTGGATGGTGACGACCGGGCAGCAGTACAACGAGGCCCTCGACTACGCCAAGCTGCCGGCGAACGTGGCAGCCAAGGCGCGGACCATCATCAACTCGATGAATTACGGCGGCAAGAAACTTTAA
- the pstB gene encoding phosphate ABC transporter ATP-binding protein PstB: protein MSPLLSAREVSIFYGSNEAVKKVNLDVQRGTVNALIGPSGCGKTTFLRAINRMHDLTPGARVTGHIVLDGQDIYGPGVDPVAMRRRVGMVFQKPNPFPTMSVFDNVVAGLKLAGVRNRDQLMQVAERSLRGAALWDEVSGRLNTPATGLSGGQQQRLCIARALAVEPEILLMDEPTSALDPASTAKIEDLMGELKKMTTIVIVTHNMHQAARVSDTTSFFLVGDLVEHGPTAQIFQSPKDERTEAYVSGRFG from the coding sequence ATGTCCCCTCTTCTCAGCGCCCGCGAAGTGAGCATCTTTTACGGCAGCAACGAAGCCGTCAAGAAGGTGAACCTCGATGTTCAGCGCGGCACCGTCAATGCCCTGATCGGCCCCTCGGGGTGCGGCAAGACCACCTTCCTGCGCGCGATCAACCGCATGCACGACCTGACCCCGGGCGCGCGGGTCACGGGCCACATCGTTCTGGACGGGCAGGACATCTACGGTCCAGGGGTGGATCCGGTCGCCATGCGCCGGCGCGTCGGGATGGTGTTTCAAAAGCCCAACCCGTTTCCCACCATGAGCGTCTTCGACAACGTGGTCGCCGGGCTCAAGCTTGCCGGGGTACGCAACCGCGATCAGCTGATGCAGGTGGCCGAGCGCTCGCTGCGCGGCGCGGCGCTGTGGGACGAGGTGAGCGGGCGCCTGAACACGCCGGCGACCGGGCTCTCCGGCGGGCAGCAGCAGCGGCTGTGCATCGCCCGCGCGCTCGCCGTCGAGCCCGAGATCCTCCTGATGGACGAGCCGACCTCGGCCCTCGACCCAGCGAGCACCGCCAAGATCGAGGACCTGATGGGCGAACTCAAGAAGATGACCACCATCGTCATCGTGACCCACAACATGCACCAGGCGGCGCGCGTGTCGGACACCACGTCGTTTTTCCTGGTAGGTGACCTCGTCGAGCACGGGCCCACCGCCCAGATCTTCCAGTCACCGAAAGATGAGCGCACCGAGGCCTACGTGTCAGGCCGCTTCGGCTGA
- a CDS encoding phosphate signaling complex PhoU family protein — MTERPLPSPPLMRGRALVTAHFLRMLSLIVELLGSVREADERAEFAGLSTRAAALEHEINQLERELEDACLTAFAAGAQGGDLAFHLTVFRSLANLERVGDYAYSVARDIEAFAPRARSSTLQDLLPLLRLLTGMAERLAYAFAERDVLAAREVMRLDFEEVDALYEQMQRASLTRLLERPEDNEVALTAGRMARHLERLGDHLVNVAERLETLWLGGVPVPPRQIH; from the coding sequence ATGACCGAGCGCCCCCTGCCTTCTCCTCCCCTCATGCGGGGCCGCGCCCTGGTGACAGCGCACTTCCTGCGGATGCTGAGCCTGATCGTGGAGCTGCTCGGGAGTGTGCGCGAGGCCGACGAGCGGGCTGAGTTCGCGGGTCTGAGCACGCGTGCGGCCGCGCTCGAACACGAGATCAACCAGCTGGAACGTGAGCTGGAGGACGCGTGCCTCACGGCGTTCGCGGCGGGCGCGCAGGGGGGCGACCTCGCCTTTCACCTGACCGTGTTTCGCAGCCTCGCCAACCTGGAGCGGGTGGGTGACTATGCCTACAGCGTGGCGCGCGACATCGAGGCGTTCGCGCCGCGCGCCCGCAGCTCGACGCTGCAAGACCTGCTGCCGCTGCTGCGACTGCTGACCGGGATGGCTGAACGCCTCGCCTACGCCTTCGCCGAGCGCGACGTCCTGGCCGCACGCGAGGTGATGCGCCTCGATTTCGAGGAAGTGGACGCCCTCTACGAGCAGATGCAGCGCGCGAGCCTCACCCGGCTGCTGGAGCGTCCCGAAGACAACGAGGTGGCCCTGACCGCCGGGCGGATGGCGCGGCACCTTGAACGGCTGGGCGATCACCTCGTCAACGTGGCCGAGCGCCTGGAAACCCTGTGGCTCGGCGGCGTGCCGGTACCGCCCCGACAAATCCACTGA